A single genomic interval of Eriocheir sinensis breed Jianghai 21 chromosome 33, ASM2467909v1, whole genome shotgun sequence harbors:
- the LOC127006712 gene encoding vezatin-like, with product MDDEEDVVFEGSAIHQHLLDVGLTDFEQSTYLPPPVQEKTQEDTTSTLHKKTGWQERQQQWCTVFPHHLFGTVANLLQQYICTSVARTVFGSKLVSEDDCLILEHFLPEAEKLQDFAKPPFPWQSILVPRDLAVVSLCLVLLWMVTEDWLVQFGVFLVAVAVYTIYCIYLLWRSTALKQFVITLKETVYLTSKTVRLVQEVDLIAKGFVLAQGPGAALATPYEVPPQITHLSEALLSTMTSAAKVLLSTHTLLEHRVPHHPTIRHLFDELPPLDGCCTFSERKQYLKDNVTVIKLQASAVVTKLLLWLYKSEGLCEYKTFSDDISTHMKQAAFLDKLQFLKKQYEYNKSFWLTERPSRSESQFLEEKKKNVYLAIHSLALHLQAALVRVQSLEAEFERESDTANFCDSETLPSFPSHEHVKKQLTALRLELDSCQGCIEEAEARAERKYGIADSSDVKETDRVESTTKEEHVEDAKLTKPIPVLLYDQEVSPAEDEVFEAYIDQEFVNEDKSKWEDEPWCADARKERQVFRQQKEQGKRVLKELQPILTSRRKMWEEREKIALERHGKIVGMILPFDEEHTKESKRGECSRRKDSTNDFNSPNFEDAASCGSSAVAAVQSQLEGEEEEDSDEERLRVYRKVKKELDEDEEERLATEVRLGGKLLNFGQDLEGLQSLINRNESTDYIDSDSEEEKSKIVKLPLVPNMGQCSMTQQSSEDLTDNVEEAENVKDTSTLETNPSPDNRCTRAEIFSTGEKEMGKEASSESVAKQEDETFLHNEAIDDNESRKIDWTTFRLPIQQTDTLDDRLQLFSGGACLGFQAEVAAKASAASRNFWMAAKCPEKTFGGIGEGEGEVFGSDSDREEGSDSDAQLN from the exons GGGAGTGCCATCCACCAACACCTCCTGGATGTTGGCCTCACTGACTTTGAGCAGAGCACATACCTGCCTCCACCCGTCCAGGAGAAGACGCAGGAAGACACAACCTCCACGCTTCACAAAAAG ACTGGCTGGCAGGAGAGACAACAGCAGTGGTGCACAGTCTTTCCACATCACTTGTTTGGGACTGTAGCAAACCTT CTGCAACAGTACATCTGTACGTCAGTGGCGAGAACAGTGTTTGGCAGCAAGCTGGTGAGTGAGGATGACTGCCTCATTCTGGAGCACTTCCTTCCTGAGGCAGAGAAGCTGCAGGACTTTGCCAAGCCTCCCTTCCCTTGGCAGAGCATCTTGGTGCCCAG AGATCTTGCAGTGGTGAGTTTGTGTCTGGTGCTTCTCTGGATGGTGACTGAGGACTGGCTGGTCCAGTTTGGTGTGTTTCTTGTAGCTGTGGCAGTGTATACCATTTACTG TATTTATTTGTTATGGAGAAGTACAGCCCTGAAGCAGTTTGTGATCACTTTGAAGGAAACCGTCTATCTTACATCCAAAACTGTCCGATTAGTGCAAGAAGTGGACCTCATAGCTAAAGGGTTTGTCCT GGCACAGGGGCCGGGAGCAGCGCTTGCCACCCCCTATGAGGTGCCCCCTCAGATCACCCATCTCAGCGAGGCCTTGCTCAGCACCATGACGTCAGCGGCCAAGGTCCTCCTCTCCACTCACACACTACTGGAGCACAGAGTCCCGCATCACCCCACCATCAGACACCTCTTTGACGAATTGCCACCCTTGGATGGATGCTGCACCTTCTCTGAAAGAAAACAATACCTCAAG GACAATGTTACTGTGATAAAGTTGCAAGCTTCTGCTGTGGTGACAAAGCTCCTGTTGTGGTTGTATAAATCAGAGGGACTTTGTGAATACAAAACTTTCAGTGATGATATATCTACACATATGAAGCAAGCTGCCTTTCTTGATAAACTGCAGTTCCTCAAGAAGCAATATGAGTACAACAAGTCTTTTTGGCTAACAGAGCGGCCAAGTAGGAGTGAGTCTCAGTTtcttgaagaaaagaagaaaaatgtttaTTTAGCCATACATAGTTTGGCTTTGCATCTGCAGGCTGCACTGGTTAGAGTGCAGAGTCTAGAGGCAGAGTTTGAGAGGGAAAGTGACACAGCAAATTTCTGTGACTCAGAGAcccttccatcattcccttcccatgAACATGTCAAGAAACAATTAACAGCATTGAGATTAGAATTGGACTCCTGTCAGGGATGTATAGAGGAGGCCGAGGCCCGGGCTGAAAGAAAGTACGGCATAGCTGACAGTAGTGATGTGAAGGAAACTGATCGTGTTGAGAGCACCACTAAGGAGGAGCATGTTGAGGATGCTAAGCTAACAAAGCCAATTCCTGTGTTGCTCTATGACCAAGAAGTATCACCAGCAGAAGATGAAGTATTTGAGGCTTACATTGACCAGGAGTTTGTGAATGAAGACAAAAGCAAGTGGGAAGATGAGCCCTGGTGTGCAGATGCCAGAAAAGAACGACAGGTGTTCCGGCAGCAGAAGGAGCAAGGGAAGAGGGTTCTTAAGGAGCTTCAGCCAATCCTAACCAGTCGTCGTAAAATGTGGGAGGAACGAGAGAAAATTGCCTTAGAGAGACATGGCAAGATAGTTGGAATG ATTTTGCCATTTGATGAAGAGCACACCAAGGAGAGCAAGAGAGGGGAATGTTCTCGGAGAAAAGACAGCACGAATGACTTCAACTCTCCAAATTTTGAAGATGCTGCAAGTTGTGGGTCTTCTGCAGTAGCAGCAGTCCAGTCCCaactggaaggggaagaggaagaagacagtgaTGAGGAGAGGCTCAGAGTCTATAGGAAGGTTAAAAAGGAactagatgaagatgaagaggagagattaGCAACTGAAGTAAGGTTGGGAGGGAAACTCTTAAACTTTGGCCAAGATTTGGAAGGTTTACAAAGCCTTATTAACAGGAATGAATCAACTGATTATATTGATTCTGattcagaggaagagaaaagtaagattGTAAAGCTTCCACTAGTGCCAAATATGGGACAGTGTTCCATGACACAACAGAGCTCTGAGGACTTAACTGACAACGTGGAAGAGGCAGAAAATGTCAAGGACACGAGTACATTGGAAACAAACCCAAGCCCAGACAACAGATGCACTCGGGCAGAGATATTCTCTACTGGTGAAAAAGAAATGGGTAAAGAGGCCTCAAGTGAATCAGTTGCCAAGCAAGAGGATGAAACATTTTTGCACAATGAAGCTATTGATGACAACGAGTCTCGTAAGATAGACTGGACCACCTTTAGGCTCCCCATTCAGCAAACTGATACCCTCGATGACCGCCTCCAGCTGTTCTCAGGCGGTGCCTGTCTTGGCTTCCAGGCTGAGGTGGCAGCCAAGGCAAGTGCAGCTTCAAGAAACTTTTGGATGGCAGCAAAGTGCCCAGAGAAGACCTTTGGAGGcattggggagggggaaggggaggtgtttgGCTCAGACAGTGACCGGGAAGAAGGCAGTGATAGTGATGCACAGCTAAACTGA
- the LOC127006713 gene encoding uncharacterized protein LOC127006713, translating to MSAAAPRSCLKPPPRNPWVAEDGGESSTSSSQHQQQQQQQQQVNQQQHNSHQQAQQCQQQQQVCEAGRVQDVLAHQYATPYHAVSHAAPRPALSVAHTGHSSAHSVSGHPVVSVARAGHPAHGVVHSHTAHSLHAHARPLPNAAHSVHSVPGSLQQPWVDPQLLWSTPALPGVGGVFTVGGGGAGGADGSCPVLPPGVYGQTHALHALHHMPQGGGSSGQTSTTGGAWSHPPTGAVPQNSGVGVGGWGVAGVRAVGGLEGSRCERCHYYCFRAAQAVFVAGIVTGFSLLVAGGVFHRQHVAHLQVLVYIGAMVSLVCVVLLVIFCAMNKDHRTRRGVPLRFSGPQVVVGDPEAVPLRAIDANNPVVVPSETSHGARTAESCSSMDMLHQSNHSSCMVGPPTSHGCQAVCYGGAPPVVTSNHSGHVNHGPPNPTDAALPRHPQQRIEDDYEASQRYNRIWKQPNKASNEAASKL from the exons ATGTCTGCAGCTGCCCCTCGCTCCTGCCTCAAGCCGCCCCCGAG GAACCCGTGGGTGGCTGAGGACGGCGGCGAGAGCAGCACCTCGTCCagtcagcaccagcagcagcaacaacagcaacagcaggtGAACCAGCAGCAGCACAACAGTCATCAGCAGGCACAGCagtgccagcagcagcagcaggtctgTGAGGCAGGTCGGGTTCAGGATGTGTTGGCCCACCAGTACGCGACACCCTACCACGCCGTGTCCCATGCGGCGCCGCGGCCCGCCCTCAGCGTGGCCCACACCGGCCACAGCAGCGCCCACAGCGTCAGCGGCCACCCGGTGGTGAGCGTGGCCAGGGCGGGCCACCCCGCCCATGGCGTGGTGCACTCCCACACCGCCCACTCCCTGCACGCCCATGCCCGCCCGCTGCCCAACGCCGCCCACTCGGTGCACTCGGTGCCGGGCTCGCTGCAGCAGCCTTGGGTGGACCCGCAGCTGCTGTGGAGCACGCCCGCGCTTCCCGGCGTGGGCGGCGTCTTCAccgtgggcggcggcggcgcgggcGGCGCCGACGGGTCGTGTCCCGTGCTGCCGCCGGGCGTGTACGGCCAGACCCACGCCCTGCACGCCCTGCACCATATGCCGCAAG GTGGAGGCTCCAGCGGTCAAACTTCCACCACCGGAGGAGCCTGGAGTCACCCTCCCACCGGCGCGGTCCCGCAgaaca gtggcgtgggcgtgggcgggtgGGGAGTGGCGGGCGTGCGGGCGGTGGGCGGCTTGGAGGGGTCCCGCTGCGAGAGGTGCCACTACTACTGCTTCAGGGCGGCGCAGGCTGTCTTCGTGGCCGGCATCGTCACCGGCTTCTCCCTCCTGGTGGCCGGCGGGGTCTTCCACAGGCAGCACGTGGCCCACCTACAG GTGTTGGTGTACATCGGCGCCATGGTGTCCCTCGTGTGCGTGGTGCTTCTGGTGATATTCTGTGCCATGAACAAGGACCACAGGACTAGACGCGGCGTGCCTTTGCGTTTCTCGGGGCCGCAGGTGGTGGTGGGCGACCCTGAGGCTGTTCCCCTGCGAGCCATAGACGCCAATAACCCGGTGGTGGTGCCGAGCGAGACTTCCCACGGTGCCCGGACCGCCGAGAGCTGCTCCTCCATGGACATGTTGCACCAGAGTAACCACAGCTCCTGCATGGTGGGCCCGCCGACCAGCCACGGGTGCCAGGCGGTGTGCTACGGCGGCGCGCCCCCCGTAGTGACCTCCAACCACAGCGGGCACGTCAACCACGGCCCTCCCAACCCCACAGACGCGGCCCTTCCCCGGCACCCACAGCAACG GATCGAGGATGACTACGAGGCCAGCCAGCGGTACAACAGGATCTGGAAGCAGCCCAACAAAGCCTCCAACGAAGCCGCCTCCAAGTTGTGA